A window from Bacillus marinisedimentorum encodes these proteins:
- a CDS encoding arsenate reductase family protein gives MAIQFYWYPKCGTSRKAKKWLEERGIPFEEIHIADNPPGREELEDYYQKSGLEIKKFFNTSGKKYREQNLKEKVKTASDDELLGILASDGMLIKRPIAVDGDRVTVGFKEEDYEKTWGNS, from the coding sequence ATGGCCATACAGTTTTACTGGTATCCGAAATGCGGTACAAGCCGAAAGGCGAAAAAGTGGCTGGAAGAGCGCGGCATCCCGTTTGAAGAGATACATATTGCTGACAATCCCCCGGGACGTGAGGAGCTCGAGGACTATTATCAAAAGAGCGGTTTGGAAATTAAAAAGTTTTTTAATACAAGCGGAAAAAAATACCGTGAGCAGAACTTGAAGGAAAAAGTGAAAACCGCTTCAGACGATGAACTTCTCGGCATTCTTGCATCGGACGGCATGCTGATCAAGCGGCCGATTGCCGTTGATGGCGATAGGGTGACAGTCGGCTTTAAAGAAGAGGATTATGAAAAAACATGGGGAAATAGTTAA
- the gcvH gene encoding glycine cleavage system protein GcvH yields MNLPKDFRYSEEHEWVKTEDGKVRIGITDFAQSELGDIVFVELPEVGDEIKTDEPFGSVESVKTVSELYAPLSGKVVEINSELEDSPELVNESPYEKAWMVIVEPQDTGEIDSLMTAEQYQEMVSEED; encoded by the coding sequence ATGAACTTACCTAAGGATTTCCGTTACTCAGAAGAACACGAATGGGTAAAAACAGAAGACGGCAAGGTCCGCATCGGAATTACCGACTTCGCTCAGTCAGAACTTGGCGATATCGTTTTTGTCGAATTGCCGGAGGTCGGAGATGAAATCAAAACAGATGAGCCGTTTGGCAGTGTTGAATCTGTAAAAACGGTTTCTGAATTGTATGCTCCGCTAAGCGGAAAAGTTGTCGAAATCAACAGCGAGCTTGAAGACAGCCCTGAGCTTGTCAACGAGTCTCCATATGAAAAAGCATGGATGGTCATCGTTGAGCCTCAAGATACAGGCGAAATCGATAGCCTGATGACGGCAGAACAATATCAGGAAATGGTAAGTGAAGAAGACTAA